In Oryza sativa Japonica Group chromosome 2, ASM3414082v1, the following are encoded in one genomic region:
- the LOC4328112 gene encoding uncharacterized protein: MAEESATLDAPPPLERSPQRESAVDEETRALVVPDAGDLPPFPPSAVEANFARYFVADFLNPGHDQYVYRHPNGLCVVGLASAHIALKEEGGITAVDFNVGKSDRSEMKVTGKRKRNAQHLQENSALCKVCTSSNSFVVRCCVKGSLLEINDRLIKQPDLLNTSADREGYIAIFMPKPADWLKIKDKFLSYDDYKNLRGTC, translated from the exons ATGGCGGAAGAATCCGCAACCCtagacgcgccgccgccgcttgaaCGGTCCCCGCAACGGGAGTCTGCGGTCGACGAGGAGACCCGGGCCCTCGTCGTCCCCGATGCCGGCGACCTTCCGCCGTTCCCGCCCTCCGCCGTGGAGGCCAACTTCGCCCGCTACTTCGTCGCTG ACTTTCTCAATCCAGGACATGATCAGTATGTGTACCGCCATCCAAACGG ATTGTGTGTGGTTGGTTTAGCTTCAGCCCATATTGCATTGAAAGAGGAAGGGGGGATAACTGCCGTTGATTTCAATGTTGGGAAGTCAGACCGCAGTGAGATGAAAGTCACAGGAAAACGCAAAAGG AATGCACAACATTTGCAAGAAAATTCAGCGCTGTGTAAAGTCTGCACAAGTAGTAATTCTTTTGTAGTGAG GTGTTGTGTGAAAGGATCACTTTTGGAGATCAATGATAGATTGATCAAACAACCAGACCTGCTTAACACCTCT GCTGACAGAGAAGGATATATAGCAATTTTTATGCCAAAGCCAGCTGACTGGCTAAAAATCAAGGATAAATTTCTTAGCTACGATGATTACAAGAACTTGAGGGGAACATGCTGA